In a single window of the Platichthys flesus chromosome 5, fPlaFle2.1, whole genome shotgun sequence genome:
- the mark1 gene encoding serine/threonine-protein kinase MARK1: MSGRKPLTPVSESDQAPVKVSDGLPGPPAPLPRSSSRHGLPPPRSSGASEEQPHVGNYRLLKTIGKGNFAKVKLARHSLTGREVAIKIIDKTQMNPTSLQKLFREVSVMKILNHPNIVKLFEVIETEKTLYLVMEFASGGEVFDYLVAHGRMKEKEARAKFRQIVSAVEYCHQKRIVHRDLKAENLLLDADMNIKIADFGFSNEFTIGSKLDTFCGSPPYAAPELFQGKKYDGPEVDVWSLGVILYTLVSGSLPFDGQNLKELRERVLRGKYRIPFYMSTDCENLLKKLLVLNPGKRGSLQQIMKDRWMNVGYDNDDLKQFTEAEQDFNDLQRIELMGTMGFPQEEVRKALDGPKYNEVTATYLLLGRKPVEFEGTESVSRGGLVQRSRPCSDVNGSSQSPAHSRNATANQKQRRFSDHVAPSIPPPVSCTKHSHANSVESDRKDGPPSPMGAPDRRKSATGSGSITRRNTYVNERPSIERHSTGIPNGKDSSLPEVPAASPSPSPGAAVSSRRPRHVKSMSVSGHPMRSSLPPIDDHAEYQSSPHQPPPSPSAFSVTSSSSTTPDRSSFPRGSTSRSTFHGAQLRDRRPATYNGPPVSPSLSQHAAASLATSRRGTSGSLIGKITSKFVRRSSSGEPREEVRESKPRSLRFTWSMKTTSSMEPGDVMKEIRRVLDANNCDYEQRERYLLFCVHGDARLDSLVQWEMEVCKLPRLSLNGVRFKRISGMSIAFKNIASKVANELRL; encoded by the exons GTGAAGGTCTCAGACGGACTCCCCGGGCCCCCGGCTCCGCTCCCCAGGTCCTCGAGCCGGCACGGCCTGCCGCCGCCTCGCAGCTCCGGCGCGTCGGAGGAACAGCCGCACGTCGGGAACTACCGGCTGCTGAAGACCATCGGCAAAGGCAACTTCGCCAAAGTCAAACTGGCCCGACACTCGCTGACGGGCCGAGAG gtggcgatcaagatcaTCGACAAGACGCAGATGAACCCGACCAGCCTGCAGAAG CTGTTCAGGGAAGTTAGTGTGATGAAGATCCTCAACCACCCAAACATCG TGAAGCTGTTCGAGGTCATTGAGACGGAGAAGACTCTGTACCTGGTGATGGAGTTCGCCAGTGGAG ggGAAGTCTTTGACTACCTGGTGGCTCATGGACgaatgaaggagaaggaggccaGAGCAAAGTTTCGCCAG ATTGTGTCAGCAGTGGAGTACTGTCACCAGAAGAGGATCGTACATCGAGACCTcaag GCGGAGAACCTCCTGCTCGACGCCGACATGAACATTAAAATCGCAGACTTTGGATTCAGTAACGAGTTCACGATCGGCAGCAAGTTGGACACGTTCTGCGGCTCGCCGCCCTACGCCGCTCCCGAGCTCTTCCAG GGGAAGAAGTACGACGGGCCGGAGGTGGACGTCTGGAGTCTGGGAGTGATCCTCTACACGCTGGTCAGCGGCTCGCTGCCCTTCGACGGACAGAACCTCAAG gagctgCGGGAGCGTGTCCTCAGAGGAAAGTACCGGATTCCCTTCTACATGTCGACTGACTGTGAAAACCTGCTGAAGAAGCTGCTGGTTCTAAACCCCGGAAAACGAGGCAGTCTCCAG CAAATCATGAAGGATCGGTGGATGAACGTCGGCTACGACAATGACGACCTGAAGCAGTTCACCGAGGCCGAGCAAGACTTCAACGACCTCCAGCGCAtcg agctgatGGGGACGATGGGTTTCCCtcaggaggaagtgaggaaggCGCTGGACGGTCCCAAGTACAACGAGGTGACAGCAACGTACCTGCTGCTGGGGAGGAAGCCGGTCGAG TTTGAAGGCACTGAGTCTGTGTCCCGTGGTGGCCTGGTCCAAAGGTCACGACCCTGCAGCGACGTCAACGGCTCGAGTCAGTCCCCCGCCCACTCTCGCAAtgcaacagccaatcagaagcagCGGCGCTTTAGTGACCACG TGGCGCCCTCTATCCCCCCACCTGTGTCCTGCACCAAGCATTCCCACGCCAACAGCGTGGAAAGTGACCGGAAGGACGGGCCCCCCTCCCCCATGGGAGCTCCAGACCGCCGGAAGTCCGCCACCGGGTCGGGG agcATTACTCGGAGGAACACGTATGTTAATGAGCGACCGAGCATCGAACGCCACTCCACTGGGATTCCCAACGGGAAGGACAGCAG tctccCTGAGGTTCCTGCCGCGTCCCCCTCCCCGTCGCCAGGGGCCGCCGTGTCCTCCAGGCGTCCCCGTCATGTGAAGTCCATGTCAGTGTCGGGACACCCCATGAGGTCCAGCCTGCCGCCCATCGACGACCACGCAGAGTATCAGAG CTCGccccaccagccccccccctccccctccgccTTCAGCGTCACCAGCAGCAGTAGCACTACGCCGGACCGCAGCAGCTTCCCCCGCGGCTCCACCAGCCGCTCCACCTTCCATGGTGCGCAGCTTCGAGACCGCCGACCCGCCACCTACAACGGGCCGCCGGTCTCGCCCAGCCTGTCGCAGCACGCTGCTGCGTCGCTAGCTACGTCACGCCGCGGCACATCGGGCTCCCTCATCGGAAAGATCACCTCCAAGTTCGTTCGCAG gagtTCCTCGGGCGAGCCTCGAGAGGAGGTACGGGAGTCCAAGCCTCGTTCCCTGAGGTTCACCTGGAGCATGAAGACCACGTCCTCCATGGAGCCGGGGGACGTGATGAAGGAGATCCGCCGGGTTCTGGACGCCAACAACTGTGACTACGAGCAGCGTGAGCGCTACCTTCTGTTCTGCGTGCACGGAGACGCCCGGCTGGACAGTCTGGTCCAATGGGAGATGGAGGTGTGCAAACTGCCCCGCCTCTCGCTCAATGGCGTGCGGTTCAAAAGGATCTCCGGCATGTCCATCGCCTTCAAGAACATCGCCTCCAAAGTGGCCAATGAGCTCAGGCTGTGA
- the LOC133954047 gene encoding tripartite motif-containing protein 16-like has translation MAQQEILSCSICLDLLKDPVTTVCGHSFCKSCINTHWDQGEESGSYSCPQCRQPFTPRPVLVKNTMLADLVEELKKTGLQAAPADHCYAGPGDVACDVCTGRKLKALKSCLNCLASYCEKHLQPHLQSAAFKKHKLVEPSDKLQENICSRHDEVMKMFCRTDQQCICYLCSVEEHKDHDTVSAAAERTERQRELGLRRQTIQQRVQDTEKDLKLLQKEEKALNGSADKAVEDSEEIFTEMIRLLQKRSSDVKQQIRSQQETEVSRVRELQERLEQEITELKRKDQELKQLSDTGDHNQFLHNYPSLSPLSGSTHSSSIRIRPLRNFEDVTAAVSQVRGRLQDILSETETEILQIVSQVDVLLPQPEPEPETRADFLRYSQKITLDPNTVNKRLLLSEGNRKVTWTSKDQSYSDHPDRFTFWLQVLSRESLTGRCYWEVEVGGRGLVGVAVSYKNISRAGDSVHCGFGHNDKSWSLSCYGNSYYLYYISIQTTVSGPVSSRVGVYLDHSAGVLSFYSVSNTMTLLHRVQTTFTQPLCAGVKVYGDDSTAEFC, from the coding sequence atggcgcAGCAAGAAATACTCTCCTGTtcgatctgtctggatctactgaaggatccggtgactactgtctgtggacacagctTCTGTAAGAGTTGTATTAACACCCACTGGGACCAAGGGGAGGAGAGCGGAagctacagctgtcctcagtgtagacagcccttcacaccgaggcctgtcctggtgaaaaacaccatgttagctgatttagtggaggagctgaagaagactggactccaagctgctcctgctgatcactgctatgctggacctggagatgtggcctgtgatgtctgcactgggagaaaactgaaagctctcaagtcctgtttgaattgtttggcctcttattgtgaaaaacacctccagcctcatcttcagtcagctgcatttaagaagcacaagctggtggagccctcggataagctccaggagaacatctgctctcgtcacgacgaggtgatgaagatgttctgccgcactgatcagcagtgtatctgttatctctgctctgtggaggaacataaagaccacgacacagtgtcagctgcagcagaaaggactgagaggcagagagagctcgggctgaggagacaaacaatccagcagagagtccaggacacagagaaagacctgaagctgcttcaaaaggaggagaaggccctcaatggctctgctgataaagcagtggaggacagtgaggagatcttcactgagatgatccgtctgctgcagaaaagaagctctgatgtgaagcagcagatcagatcccagcaggaaactgaagtgagtcgagtcagagagcttcaggagagactggagcaggagatcactgagctgaagaggaaagaccaggaactgaagcagctctcagacacaggggaccacaaccagtttctacacaactacccctcactgtcaccactcagtggatctacacactcatccagcatcaggatccgtcctctgaggaactttgaggacgtgacagcagctgtgtcccaggtcagaggtcgactacaggacattctgagtgagacagagacagagattttacagattgtgtctcaagtggatgttttactgccacaaccagaaccagaaccagagaccagagctgacttcttaagatattcacagaaaatcacactggatccaaacacagtaaacaaacgtctgttattatctgagggaaacagaaaagtaacatgGACGAGTAAAGATCAGTCTTATTCTGatcacccagacagattcactTTCTGGCTtcaggtcctgagtagagagagtctgactggacgctgttactgggaggtggaggtgggggggagaggatTAGTTGGTGTAGCAGTCTCATACAAGAacatcagcagagcaggagactCAGTTCATTGTGGATTTGGACacaatgataaatcttggtcaTTATCTTGTTATGGAAACAGTTATTACTTGTATTACATCAGCATCCAGACCACAGTGTCaggtcctgtgtcctccagagtaggagtgtacctggatcacagtgcaggtgttctgtccttctacagcgTCTCTaacaccatgactctcctccacagagtccagaccacattcactcagccgCTCTGTGCTGGAGTTAAGGTTTATGGTGATGATtccacagctgagttctgttAA
- the rcor3 gene encoding REST corepressor 3: MPGMMDKGSEYLGKGRSNGTKSPSNASNGGHFSEDSGSDDEHDVGMRVGADYQANIPEFEPGSTKYPDKDSGGMLVWSPYHSILDPKLDEYIALAKEKHGYNVEQALGMLFWHKHNIEKSLADLPNFTPFPDEWTVEDKVLFEQAFSFHGKSFHRIQQMLPDKSISSLVKYYYSWKKTRSRTSLMDRQARKLANRSNQDVSDEEMEEANPIEAHDSDYDPNKEAKKENQVEPVVPGSKVALGRREHQTLQHRHHQRSRCRPPKGMYLTQEDVVAVSCSASAANTLLRQLDMELVSLKRQVQNAKQMNSGLKHLLESGIEDLRLPECNQKVNARWTTDEQLLAVQGVRKYGKDFQAIADVIGNKTVGQVKNFFVNYRRRFNLEEVLQEWEAEQGTRAPNGDSATSGEEGKNSSTTPSGKSTDEEDEEVQVTSSGASPAASSSSSAQTLVTSSSSSSSLHQPPPLLRPSLPATPSLHRQPPPLQQQARFLQPRPTLQQPPPLIRPSNPLPPRLNPRPPAPMTLSGSPGASGPSSAQQPSGLALHQSETASSSSLH; encoded by the exons ATGCCGGGCATGATGGACAAGGGCTCCGAGTATCTGGGGAAAGGTCGATCCAACGGGACCAAGAGTCCGTCCAACGCGTCCAACGGGGGACATTTCTCTGAGGACAGCGGCAGCGACGACGAGCACG atgtgGGGATGCGGGTCGGAGCGGACTATCAGGCCAACATCCCCGAGTTCGAGCCCG GTTCCACTAAGTACCCGGACAAGGACAGTGGAGGGATGTTGGTCTGGTCCCCGTATCACTCCATCCTGGACCCGAAGC TGGACGAGTACATCGCGTTGGCCAAAGAGAAACACGGATACAACGTGGAGCAG gctcTTGGCATGCTCTTctggcacaaacacaacatagaGAAGTCTCTGGCCGACCTCCCGAACTTCACGCCGTTTCCTGACGAGTGGACGGTGGAGGACAAGGTTCTGTTCGAACAGGCGTTCAGCTTCCACGGGAAGAGCTTCCACCGCATCCAGCAGATG CTGCCGGACAAATCCATCTCCAGCCTGGTGAAGTATTACTACTCGTGGAAGAAGACCCGCTCCCGGACCAGTCTGATGGACCGACAGGCTCGTAAACTGGCCAACAGGAGCAACCAGGACGTCAG TgacgaggagatggaggaggcgaATCCCATCGAGGCCCACGACAGTGACTACGACCCCAACAAGGAAGCAAAGAAAGag AACCAGGTGGAGCCGGTGGTGCCGGGCTCTAAGGTGGCGCTGGGTCGCCGGGAGCACCAGACCCTGCAGCACCGACACCACCAGCGCTCCCGCTGCCGCCCCCCCAAAGGCATGTACCTGACGCAGGAGGACGTGGTGGCCGTGTCCTGCAGCGCCTCCGCCGCCAACACCCTCCTCCGCCAGCTGGACATGGAGCTGGTGTCCCTCAAGAGACAG GTGCAGAACGCCAAGCAGATGAACAGCGGACTCAAACACCTGCTGGAGTCCGGGATCGAGGACCTCCGGCTCCCTGAG TGTAACCAGAAGGTGAACGCCCGCTGGACCACGGACGAGCAGCTCCTGGCCGTTCAAG GTGTCCGGAAATACGGAAAAGACTTTCAGGCCATCGCAGACGTCATAGGCAACAAGACGGTCGGCCAGGTGAAGAACTTCTTTGTGAACTACCGACGGCGGTTCAACCtggaggaggtgctgcaggagtgGGAGGCGGAGCAGGGAACACGAGCTCCCAACGGAGACAGCGCCAcctcaggagaggagggaaagaacaGCTCTACCACTCCATCAGGGAAGAGCACTGACGAGGAAGACGAAGAG GTTCAGGTGACTTCCTCAGGTGcgtctcctgctgcctcctcgtcttcctcggcTCAGACTCTGGTGacgtccagcagctcctcctcttctctccaccagccccctcccctcctccggCCCTCCCTACCAGCCACGCCCTCCCTGCACCGCCAGCCTCCGCCCCTCCAGCAGCAGGCTCGCTTCCTGCAGCCCCGCCCCACGCTGCAGCAGCCCCCGCCTCTCATCCGCCCCTCCAaccccctgcccccccgccTCAACCCCCGCCCTCCTGCTCCCATGACCCTCAGTGGGAGCCCGGGGGCGTCAGGGCCGAGCTCCGCCCAGCAGCCCTCGGGCCTGGCCCTCCACCAGTCGGAGACGgcctcgtcttcctccctccactAA
- the zgc:172076 gene encoding zgc:172076 isoform X2: MSCSAPARLFLCLLLCVRLLVDMWKVKPPVVFPMETRYRTVLESLVPPDPMSQFRLKRGSPEDEFPDLCRNWTWMGRILTGDMYRRQFNRCTRSGVVFDDVIRPGLEEPGPVSVGCSAGDAESYIVFCDFFDRVIEAHHQHKITSQTPESDLNHHNLKGGEDLDGSYAVGCEVSVVRSVHDFCFPTHCSRGERRQLLTLARRALQRLEEELPGRFLLLEELDQDQQRDLNLSPPSSAQQRVGVARDWPDARAVWLSDDGSLKVWVNMEDHLRLVSTQDHANIVEAFKSSCINLQKLGASYSELHHPFTWKQQLGWVMSSPADVGTGLKVSVHLHLQHLPRHKRLQDILQRLRIRLNRTESSLLCLVSNTVTFGLSEVEVTQLVVDGVKLLISMEKRLEVGGVIDDLLPTQK; encoded by the exons ATGAGCTGCTCTGCACCAGCTCGACTATtcttgtgtctgttgttgtgcgTCCGGCTGCTTGTCGACATGTGGAAGGTCAAAC CTCCAGTTGTGTTCCCGATGGAGACCAGGTACCGGACGGTTTTAGAG AGTTTGGTTCCCCCCGACCCCATGTCCCAGTTCCGGCTGAAGAGAGGTTCCCCCGAGGACGAGTTCCCTGACCTGTGCAGGAACTGGACCTGGATGGGACGGATCCTCACGGGGGACATGTACCGCCGACAGTTCAACCGCTGCACCCGGAGCGGAGTCGTCTTCGATGATGTCATCCGCCCGGGCCTGGAGGAACCag GTCCTGTGTCGGTGGGATGTTCTGCTGGTGACGCCGAGTCCTACATCGTGTTCTGTGACTTCTTCGACCGAGTCATCGAAGCACATCACCAACACAAGATCACCAGCCAGACGCCAGAGAGTGACCTCAACCACCACAACCTGAag GGCGGCGAGGACCTGGACGGCTCGTACGCTGTCGGCTGTGAGGTGAGCGTGGTCCGATCTGTCCACGACTTCTGCTTCCCGACCCACTGCAGCCGAGGAGAGCGCAGACAGCTCCTCACCCTGGCCAGGAGAG CTCTGCagcggctggaggaggagctgcctgGTCGATTCCtcctcctggaggagctggaccagGACCAGCAGCGGGATCTGAACCTGAGTCCACCGTCGTCCGCCCAGCAGCGGGTCGGCGTGGCCCGGGACTGGCCTGATGCCAGGGCTGTGTG GCTCAGTGACGATGGCAGCCTAAAGGTCTGGGTCAACATGGAGGACCACCTCAGACTGGTGTCCACACAAGACCACGCCAACATCGTGGAGGCTTTTAAAAGCAGCTGCATCAACCTGCAGAAG CTCGGGGCGTCCTACAGCGAGCTCCACCACCCGTTCAcctggaagcagcagctgggATGGGTGATGAGCTCTCCAGCTGACGTGGGCACAGGCCTGAAGGTCAgcgtccacctccacctgcagcacctCCCCCGACACAAGCGCCTCCAGGACATCCTGCAGAGACTCAGGATTCGTTTGAACAGAACAG AATCCTCTCTGTTGTGTCTCGTGAGCAACACGGTGACCTTTGGCCTGAGCGAGGTGGAAGTGACCCAGCTGGTGGTGGACGGGGTCAAGCTGCTCATCTCCATGGAGAAGAGGCTGGAGGTGGGCGGAGTCATCGACGACCTCCTTCCGACTCAGAAGTAA
- the zgc:172076 gene encoding zgc:172076 isoform X1 — protein MSCSAPARLFLCLLLCVRLLVDMWKVKPPVVFPMETRYRTVLESLVPPDPMSQFRLKRGSPEDEFPDLCRNWTWMGRILTGDMYRRQFNRCTRSGVVFDDVIRPGLEEPGDGSGPVSVGCSAGDAESYIVFCDFFDRVIEAHHQHKITSQTPESDLNHHNLKGGEDLDGSYAVGCEVSVVRSVHDFCFPTHCSRGERRQLLTLARRALQRLEEELPGRFLLLEELDQDQQRDLNLSPPSSAQQRVGVARDWPDARAVWLSDDGSLKVWVNMEDHLRLVSTQDHANIVEAFKSSCINLQKLGASYSELHHPFTWKQQLGWVMSSPADVGTGLKVSVHLHLQHLPRHKRLQDILQRLRIRLNRTESSLLCLVSNTVTFGLSEVEVTQLVVDGVKLLISMEKRLEVGGVIDDLLPTQK, from the exons ATGAGCTGCTCTGCACCAGCTCGACTATtcttgtgtctgttgttgtgcgTCCGGCTGCTTGTCGACATGTGGAAGGTCAAAC CTCCAGTTGTGTTCCCGATGGAGACCAGGTACCGGACGGTTTTAGAG AGTTTGGTTCCCCCCGACCCCATGTCCCAGTTCCGGCTGAAGAGAGGTTCCCCCGAGGACGAGTTCCCTGACCTGTGCAGGAACTGGACCTGGATGGGACGGATCCTCACGGGGGACATGTACCGCCGACAGTTCAACCGCTGCACCCGGAGCGGAGTCGTCTTCGATGATGTCATCCGCCCGGGCCTGGAGGAACCag gtgatgGTTCAGGTCCTGTGTCGGTGGGATGTTCTGCTGGTGACGCCGAGTCCTACATCGTGTTCTGTGACTTCTTCGACCGAGTCATCGAAGCACATCACCAACACAAGATCACCAGCCAGACGCCAGAGAGTGACCTCAACCACCACAACCTGAag GGCGGCGAGGACCTGGACGGCTCGTACGCTGTCGGCTGTGAGGTGAGCGTGGTCCGATCTGTCCACGACTTCTGCTTCCCGACCCACTGCAGCCGAGGAGAGCGCAGACAGCTCCTCACCCTGGCCAGGAGAG CTCTGCagcggctggaggaggagctgcctgGTCGATTCCtcctcctggaggagctggaccagGACCAGCAGCGGGATCTGAACCTGAGTCCACCGTCGTCCGCCCAGCAGCGGGTCGGCGTGGCCCGGGACTGGCCTGATGCCAGGGCTGTGTG GCTCAGTGACGATGGCAGCCTAAAGGTCTGGGTCAACATGGAGGACCACCTCAGACTGGTGTCCACACAAGACCACGCCAACATCGTGGAGGCTTTTAAAAGCAGCTGCATCAACCTGCAGAAG CTCGGGGCGTCCTACAGCGAGCTCCACCACCCGTTCAcctggaagcagcagctgggATGGGTGATGAGCTCTCCAGCTGACGTGGGCACAGGCCTGAAGGTCAgcgtccacctccacctgcagcacctCCCCCGACACAAGCGCCTCCAGGACATCCTGCAGAGACTCAGGATTCGTTTGAACAGAACAG AATCCTCTCTGTTGTGTCTCGTGAGCAACACGGTGACCTTTGGCCTGAGCGAGGTGGAAGTGACCCAGCTGGTGGTGGACGGGGTCAAGCTGCTCATCTCCATGGAGAAGAGGCTGGAGGTGGGCGGAGTCATCGACGACCTCCTTCCGACTCAGAAGTAA
- the kcnh1b gene encoding potassium voltage-gated channel subfamily H member 1b: MAGGRRGLVAPQNTFLENIVRRSNDTNFVLGNAQIVDWPIVYSNDGFCKLSGYHRAEVMQKSSTCSFMYGELTDKDMSEKVRLTFENYEMNSFEILMYKKNRMPVWFFVKIAPIRNEQDKVVLFLCTFSDITAFKQPIDDDSSKGWGKFARLTRALTSSRGVLQQLAPAVQKGENVHKHSRLAEVLQLGSDILPQYKQETPKTPPHIILHYCLFKTTWDWVILILTFYTAIMVPYNVSFKTKQNNVTWLVVDSIVDVIFLVDIVLNFHTTFVGPAGEVLSDPKLIRMNYVKTWFVIDLLSCLPYDVINAFENVDEGISSLFSSLKVVRLLRLGRVARKLDHYIEYGAAVLVLLVCVFGLAAHWLACIWFSIGDYEVIDEDANTVRMDSWLYLLGETVGTPYRFNASGSGRWEGGPSKDSVYITSLYFTMTSLTSIGFGNIAPNTDGEKIFAVAMMMIGSLLYATIFGNVTTIFQQMYANTNRYHEMLNSVRDFLKLYQVPTGLSERVMDYIVSTWSMSRGIDTDKVLQICPKDMRADICVHLNRKVFKEHPGFRLASDGCLRALAMEFQTVHSAPGDLIFHAGESVDSLCFVVSGSLEVIQDDEVVAILGKGDVFGDVFWKEMTLAQSCANVRALTYCDLHIIKRDALQKVLAFYANFANHFARNLVLTYNLRKRIVFRKISDVKREEEEMLRRKNEAPLNLPADHPVRRLFQRFRQQREARLAVERGSQAASDVERGVHQPDQPRGPQVLASTRIVMMTESPATPTTSSTSTTSASSRSSSRVMLHSPATQSGNLSGCKSTEPPKAKGWGRFKESVVKAESWSSVAKAESLETLPDRTKSHDEGSLKKTDSCDSGITKSDLRLDKAGDARTPQDRSPVQSEEKNVFCAIPEQNMQASFLELKQELRGDMRSLNSRMAALEAQLAEMLRLLKSRKSSGSFFEISRPPSPDSDKDSLS; the protein is encoded by the exons ATGGCGGGAGGACGTCGGGGTCTCGTGGCTCCTCAGAACACGTTCCTGGAGAACATCGTGCGCAGGTCCAACG ATACGAACTTCGTGCTGGGAAACGCTCAGATCGTGGACTGGCCGATCGTCTACAGCAACGACGGCTTCTGCAAACTGTCCGGTTACCACCGAGCAGAGGTCATGCAGAAGAGCAGCACCTGCAG cttcatgtaTGGAGAGCTGACGGACAAAGACATGAGTGAGAAAGTCCGTCTGACCTTTGAGAACTATGAGATGAACTCTTTTGAGATCCTGATGTACAAGAAGAACC GGATGCCCGTTTGGTTTTTCGTGAAGATTGCTCCAATCAGGAACGAGCAGGACAAGGTCGTCCTGTTTCTCTGCACCTTCAGTGACATCACCGCCTTCAAGCAACCAATCGATGACGACTCCTCAAAAG GTTGGGGGAAGTTTGCCCGTCTGACCCGAGCGTTGACCAGCAGCCGAGGAGTTCTGCAGCAGCTCGCCCCGGCCGTGCAGAAAGGAGAGAACGTCCACAAGCACTCACGACTGGCCGAG GTTCTGCAGCTGGGGTCGGACATCTTGCCTCAGTACAAACAGGAAACGCCGAAGACGCCGCCACACATCATCCTTCACTACTGCCTCTTCAAGACCACGTGGGACTgggtcatcctcatcctcaccttcTACACGGCCATCATGGTGCCCTACAACGTGTCCTTCAAGACCAAGCAGAACAACGTCACCTGGCTGGTGGTGGACAGCATCGTGGACGTCATCTTCCTCGTGGACATCGTCCTCAACTTCCACACCACCTTCGTGGGCCCGGCCGGAGAAGTCCTCTCCGACCCCAAGCTGATCCGCATGAACTACGTGAAGACCTGGTTCGTCATCGACCTGCTGTCCTGTCTGCCTTATGACGTCATCAACGCCTTCGAGAACGTGGACGAG GGAATCAGCAGTCTCTTCAGCTCGCTCAAGGTCGTCCGCCTGCTGCGTCTGGGTCGGGTCGCCAGGAAGCTGGACCACTACATCGAGTACggcgccgcggtcctggtcctgCTGGTGTGCGTGTTCGGCCTGGCGGCTCATTGGCTGGCCTGCATCTGGTTCAGCATCGGAGACTACGAGGTCATCGACGAGGACGCCAACACGGTGAGGATGGACAGCTGGCTGTACCTGCTGGGAGAGACGGTGGGGACGCCCTACAGGTTCAACGCCTCGGGCTCGGGCCGCTGGGAGGGGGGGCCCAGCAAGGACTCGGTGTACATCACCTCGCTGTACTTCACCATGACCAGTCTGACCAGCATCGGCTTCGGGAACATCGCGCCCAACACGGACGGAGAGAAGATCTTCGCCGTGGCCATGATGATGATCGGAT cgCTGCTCTACGCCACCATCTTCGGTAACGTCACCACCATCTTCCAGCAGATGTACGCCAACACAAACCGCTACCACGAGATGCTCAACAGCGTGAGGGACTTCCTCAAGCTCTACCAGGTCCCCACAGGGCTGAGCGAGCGGGTGATGGACTACATCGTGTCCACCTGGTCCATGTCCAGAGGCATCGACACCGATAAG GTCCTGCAGATCTGTCCCAAGGACATGCGAGCGGACATCTGCGTCCACCTCAACAGGAAGGTGTTTAAGGAACACCCGGGGTTCCGGCTGGCGAGCGACGGCTGCCTGCGCGCCCTCGCCATGGAGTTCCAGACCGTCCACAGCGCGCCGGGCGACCTCATCTTCCACGCCGGAGAGAGCGTGGACAGCCTCTGCTTCGTGGTGTCGGGGTCACTGGAGGTCATCCAGGACGACGAGGTGGTGGCCATTTTGG GTAAAGGGGACGTGTTCGGGGACGTCTTCTGGAAGGAGATGACCTTGGCTCAGTCCTGTGCCAACGTGCGAGCGTTGACCTACTGCGACCTTCACATCATCAAACGAGACGCGCTGCAGAAGGTCCTGGCCTTCTACGCTAACTTCGCAAACCACTTCGCCCGGAACCTGGTTCTCACGTACAACCTGAGGAAGAGG ATTGTCTTCCGCAAGATAAGTGATGTGAaacgtgaggaggaggagatgctgaggaggaagaacgaGGCTCCTCTGAACCTCCCTGCGGACCATCCCGTCCGCCGGCTCTTCCAGCGGTTCCGGCAGCAGAGGGAGGCGCGGCTTGCAGTTGAGCGAGGCAGCCAGGCGGCCAGTGATGTGGAGAGAGGTGTCCATCAGCCCGACCAGCCCAGAGGTCCGCAGGTCTTGGCCTCCACCAGAATTGTCATGATGACAGAGAGCCCTGCCAcgcccaccacctcctccacatccACCACGTCcgcctcctccaggtcctccagCCGGGTCATGCTCCACTCTCCTGCCACGCAAAGTGGAAACCTGAGCGGCTGCAAATCCACGGAGCCGCCCAAAGCTAAAGGCTGGGGACGATTCAAGGAGTCAGTGGTGAAGGCTGAGTCGTGGAGCAGCGTGGCCAAGGCCGAGTCCCTGGAGACTCTGCCCGATAGAACTAAGTCCCACGACGAAGGGTCCCTCAAGAAGACGGACTCTTGTGACAGCGGCATCACAAAGAGCGACCTCCGTCTGGACAAGGCCGGAGACGCCAGAACGCCACAGGATCGGAGTCCGGTCCAGTCCGAGGAGAAGAACGTCTTCTGTGCGATTCCAGAGCAGAACATGCAAGCCTCCTTCCTGGAGCTGAAACAGGAGCTGCGAGGAGACATGAGATCTCTGAACAGTCGCATGGCGGCGCTGGAGGCTCAGTTAGCTGAGATGCTTCGTCTCCTCAAATCCAGGAAGTCGTCCGGCTCTTTCTTCGAGATCTCGCGGCCGCCCTCCCCCGACTCGGATAAGGACAGTCTCTCTTAA